A genomic segment from Bosea sp. OAE506 encodes:
- a CDS encoding D-Ala-D-Ala carboxypeptidase family metallohydrolase, which yields MVRRFPIAPALALVLACAPFAAAFAQQDGQMMRAPLPPQRPFDLDLPGSPALPPIIVPPPSQAADAPTPAANAPMASEPDEDQGPEWPQLTPGQKAGAEPAFDPNEKPDRPGISTDPGTSIACLPQRLKLILNKISDKYGAVKVTSTWRPPWRARRGSYHKRCEAMDFRVPGVRPRTVIEWVRTLPEVGGHKVYWNGILHVDTGPRRPW from the coding sequence ATGGTTCGACGCTTTCCGATCGCGCCGGCCCTGGCGCTGGTGCTTGCCTGCGCGCCCTTCGCTGCGGCTTTCGCGCAGCAGGACGGCCAGATGATGCGCGCGCCGCTGCCGCCGCAGCGCCCCTTCGACCTCGATCTGCCGGGCAGCCCGGCCCTGCCGCCGATCATCGTGCCGCCCCCCAGCCAGGCTGCCGACGCCCCCACGCCCGCCGCGAACGCGCCGATGGCGAGCGAACCGGACGAGGACCAGGGCCCGGAATGGCCGCAGCTGACACCCGGCCAGAAGGCCGGCGCCGAGCCCGCCTTCGACCCCAACGAGAAACCCGACCGTCCGGGCATCTCGACCGATCCGGGCACGTCGATCGCCTGCCTGCCGCAGCGGCTGAAGCTGATCCTGAACAAGATCTCGGACAAATACGGGGCGGTGAAGGTGACCTCGACCTGGCGCCCGCCCTGGCGGGCGCGACGCGGCTCCTATCACAAGCGCTGCGAGGCGATGGATTTCCGGGTGCCAGGGGTCAGGCCGAGGACGGTCATCGAATGGGTCCGGACCTTGCCCGAGGTCGGCGGGCACAAGGTCTACTGGAACGGCATCCTGCACGTCGACACCGGGCCGCGCCGGCCCTGGTGA
- a CDS encoding substrate-binding domain-containing protein encodes MRLGSAVAWAVAGLLSCLAAPASADEIKVLTAGAFKPIVTAVAPEFEKSTGHKLVIDNDTAGALLRRIGGGEAFDVAVLTPAAVKELVGGGRIAAGTPVNLARTSVGVAVQEGAPRPDVATVAAFKTALLEARKVAYIDPAAGGSSGIYFSKLLETMGIAEPIRAKAVLVPGGLVAQRLVTGEADLAIHQISEILAVPGAVLVGPLPAEIQSYTVYTGGLATNAAGSAPAKAFLAFLQGDAARRILAEKGMERAPE; translated from the coding sequence ATGCGCCTTGGTTCTGCCGTCGCTTGGGCCGTCGCCGGCCTGTTGTCCTGCCTCGCCGCGCCGGCATCGGCCGACGAGATCAAGGTCCTGACGGCGGGAGCCTTCAAGCCGATCGTGACCGCGGTCGCCCCGGAATTCGAGAAGAGCACCGGCCACAAGCTCGTCATCGACAACGACACGGCGGGCGCGCTGCTGCGCCGCATCGGCGGGGGCGAGGCCTTCGATGTCGCGGTGCTGACACCGGCCGCCGTGAAGGAACTCGTCGGCGGCGGCAGGATCGCGGCCGGCACGCCGGTCAATCTGGCGCGCACCTCGGTCGGCGTCGCCGTGCAGGAGGGCGCGCCGCGTCCCGACGTCGCCACCGTGGCGGCTTTCAAGACGGCGCTGCTGGAGGCCCGCAAGGTCGCCTATATCGACCCGGCCGCCGGCGGCTCCAGCGGCATCTACTTCTCGAAGCTGCTCGAGACCATGGGCATCGCCGAGCCGATCAGGGCCAAGGCGGTCCTTGTCCCGGGCGGCCTCGTCGCCCAGCGGCTCGTCACCGGCGAGGCCGATCTCGCCATCCACCAGATCAGCGAGATCCTCGCCGTTCCCGGTGCGGTGCTGGTTGGGCCGCTGCCCGCCGAGATCCAGAGCTACACCGTCTACACCGGCGGACTGGCGACCAATGCGGCCGGCTCGGCTCCGGCGAAGGCCTTCCTCGCCTTTCTGCAGGGCGACGCCGCCCGCCGCATCCTTGCCGAGAAGGGCATGGAGCGCGCGCCGGAGTGA
- a CDS encoding HdeA/HdeB family chaperone: protein MPAHVRSLLAAPLLLIAGLQIAQAEALDLSRASCADFVSMNENDRTQLSLWLAGYFAGSAMRPLLDTDKVTAAPAALAELCAKSPQLALVGAETRAVFIPAPTP, encoded by the coding sequence ATGCCCGCGCATGTCCGGTCCCTGCTGGCGGCCCCCCTGCTCCTCATTGCGGGGCTGCAGATCGCGCAGGCGGAAGCGCTCGACCTGTCGCGGGCGAGCTGCGCCGACTTCGTCTCGATGAACGAGAACGACCGCACCCAGCTCTCGCTCTGGCTCGCCGGCTACTTCGCCGGCAGCGCGATGCGCCCCCTGCTGGATACCGACAAGGTCACGGCCGCGCCCGCCGCGCTGGCGGAGCTCTGCGCCAAGTCCCCGCAGCTCGCCCTCGTCGGGGCCGAGACGCGGGCCGTCTTCATCCCCGCGCCGACGCCCTGA
- a CDS encoding NADH-quinone oxidoreductase subunit C, giving the protein MSEALVQLGEEIKAALPGAVTEAVVAFDELTIHVEAASIVAVMKTLYGDRRFRFVNFTDIAGADYPGRENRFDVVYHLLAPYSNRRIRVKVQTDEATPVPSIIEVFPAANWYEREAYDFYGILFSGHPDLRRILTDYGFEGYPLRKDFPLTGYVEVRYDDEQKRVVYEPVKLNQEFRNFDFLSPWEGTDYVLPGDEKAKTV; this is encoded by the coding sequence ATGAGCGAAGCGCTCGTACAACTCGGCGAAGAGATCAAGGCGGCGCTGCCGGGCGCGGTCACCGAGGCGGTCGTCGCCTTCGACGAACTGACGATCCATGTCGAGGCAGCCTCGATCGTCGCGGTGATGAAGACGCTGTACGGCGATCGCCGCTTCCGCTTCGTCAACTTCACCGACATCGCCGGGGCCGATTATCCGGGCCGCGAGAATCGCTTCGACGTCGTCTACCATCTGCTGGCGCCCTATTCGAACCGTCGCATCCGCGTGAAGGTCCAGACCGACGAGGCCACCCCGGTGCCCTCGATCATCGAGGTCTTCCCGGCCGCCAACTGGTACGAGCGCGAGGCCTACGACTTCTACGGCATCCTGTTCTCGGGCCATCCCGATTTGCGCCGCATCCTCACCGACTACGGCTTCGAGGGCTATCCGCTGCGCAAGGACTTCCCGCTGACCGGCTATGTCGAGGTCCGTTACGACGACGAGCAGAAGCGCGTCGTCTACGAGCCGGTGAAGCTCAACCAGGAATTCCGCAACTTCGACTTCCTCTCGCCCTGGGAAGGGACGGATTACGTCCTGCCCGGTGACGAGAAGGCGAAGACGGTCTGA
- a CDS encoding NADH-quinone oxidoreductase subunit B, whose amino-acid sequence MATTAIDRGDPLVAPAPKGLLGPDGLPVGQRDPFFTAINSELADKGFLVTATDDLINWSRTGSLMWMTFGLACCAVEMMQLSMPRYDVERFGFAPRASPRQSDVMIVAGTLTNKMAPALRKVYDQMPEPRYVISMGSCANGGGYYHYSYSVVRGCDRIVPIDIYVPGCPPTAEALLYGVLLLQKKIRRTGTIER is encoded by the coding sequence ATGGCAACAACAGCGATCGACCGCGGGGACCCGCTCGTCGCGCCTGCGCCCAAGGGCCTGCTCGGCCCCGACGGCCTGCCCGTCGGCCAGCGTGACCCGTTCTTCACCGCGATCAACAGCGAGCTCGCCGACAAGGGCTTCCTCGTCACCGCCACCGACGACCTGATCAACTGGTCGCGCACCGGCTCGCTGATGTGGATGACCTTCGGCCTCGCCTGCTGCGCCGTCGAGATGATGCAGCTCTCGATGCCGCGCTACGATGTCGAGCGCTTCGGCTTCGCGCCGCGCGCCTCGCCGCGCCAGTCGGACGTGATGATCGTCGCGGGCACGCTGACCAACAAGATGGCCCCGGCGCTGCGCAAGGTCTACGACCAGATGCCGGAGCCGCGCTACGTCATCTCGATGGGCTCCTGCGCCAATGGCGGCGGCTACTACCACTACAGCTACTCGGTGGTGCGCGGCTGCGACCGCATCGTGCCGATCGACATCTACGTGCCGGGGTGCCCGCCGACGGCGGAGGCGCTGCTCTACGGCGTGCTGCTGCTGCAGAAGAAGATCCGGCGCACGGGCACGATCGAGCGCTAG